Part of the Vigna angularis cultivar LongXiaoDou No.4 chromosome 1, ASM1680809v1, whole genome shotgun sequence genome, AGAAACCAATAAAATAGATTGTCAAGAACTACCAGAAGGAGCACACAGTAGTCAAAAATTCCTGAAACACGCTGATAAAATGCATGCTGAAAGCTAGGATGGAGAAGGAGACCACCGGAATGAAAAACACAAACAGAAGAAGCCTGGACCAGCAGGAAGGAATAACATAGTGCAAGGGTGTTAGAACGAAAAAAGACGTAAAAGGGTTAATATAACACAAAAGACAATTAATTTGCAAGGATAatcatgaaattaaaatataactcCAAATTTTAGAGTGCTCAGTAGCAAAGTAGTGACAGGACGGATCATGAAGAATGGTGCCACTCTAATCTCATGATGAAACCAAATAATGATGTGTTACAATGTATTTGATGTATTTAATATGTTCATGAAACCTATAGCATACCTCTGATTTCTATAATCATAATCCTagataattatgaaaataaatcaCGATTAAAAGGAATATGATAGGGGGACTACTTCTAGAGAATTATCTAACACTAAGAATTATTGAATATTTGGTAGCAAGTCTAGGCAAAGGATATGTTTGATCAATTCCATCAACATCCTATTTTCTATTTTCCCTTTTGTCATTCTTACGGTTTAATCCACCATTTACCTTTTCAAGTTTCACTTTTTCAAACAAAGTTTCTGACGGTATGCAAGCTGTCCAATTTACCAAGGAACCATATACAGCTTTAGGTCAACTGATGGGTTTTGGATACAAATGCTTATAATGATGccaataaaaagaaatcaaaaaaaGAACCAATTAATCATTCGATTATTGAGGCTCAATTCTACTACAATCACTGTAACAAATCAGTGAGAAAATAGAAGCAAAGTaagtgaaaaaattgaaaattagtCGAGTGATATCAGTAGGCATTCAATTTCTAAATTCCTACTTCAAAAAGTGGTTCATGATGCATGGGGTGGGGGCCTTGTACAACTAGGTGGTAAATACATTTCTGTGCTCGACTTTCATGAACAAGAACATCGATTAATGCCAAAAATCACTGACTTTTTATGAGATCGAAATGAAACAGTCCATACCTCACAAAGCCATTGTTGTCTATGTCTGCTGCAAGAAACTCAGAAACAGTCATATCCTGACCAAGAATCCACTTCGCCATCATCCTGTGCCGCTTATCCACTCTTGCCTCAGCCAAATAGAGGAACGCTCGAGCCACGGCAAGAGTAGACACGAGCAACCAAATTGCAGCAAAGATCCTGCCATGCATGGTCTTGAAAGCATGGTCTCCATACCCAACCGTAGTAACCGACATaactgaaagataaaaagagtCCAACCAACCAAGCTTCTCCACAAAATGCATAACCGCCACACCTACCCCAATACAAATCACCACAACTCCCAACGCCAGCGCCACCTTCAATCGAATCCTCATCCTCCCTTTCTTCACATCAATTATATAAGACTTTCCATCCTTCTCACCCCTCCTCCCCTTCACTGCCGTCAACATATGATTCTCCTGCAAATCAAGCACATAGCTAACCATCCCACTCAGCAATATGTCTATAAATCCAAACCCCACCAACACAAACAATATAGAGAAAAGTTTAGTGGCTGTGCTATTCGGAGTGATGTCACCATATCCTATTGTGCACATTGTGACTATACAAAAATACAATGCATCAACTACAGGATGAGTCTCGGAAGCTGAAAAATTATGACGATTGAACCAATAAATGACAACCCCTAATGCCAAATAAAGAACAAGAAGAATCACACCCTGGCGCACAATACTCTGGCTGCCAAATTGCGGCCTTGGCACAGAGGATTGGGGGTTGAAATCGCTGATCACCGCCATGGCAGGCGCGGTTTTGGAGCGATGAAGGTTTGTTTTCCGCCAGGAGTAATTGGGGTCAAGGAGCCAAGAGGATGGTTGTTGCGACTGGGAATCAAACCGTGATGGCGATGCACAGTCCTGCGACGTAGAAGAGGAACATTTTGGGGAATTGAGGGGAAGTATTAAGGCATCGGCCAAAGGTGTAGGGTCCCTTGGGGTAGCACAAGCAGGACCAAAGATGAGGCGGTCCTTGAATTCCATCGGGGTCATTGGAAGAACCATGTCCTCGTGCTCTGGCAAGGGACATAGCGGTGACAATGCCAGGGGCTTCTTTCTGGGGCTGAAATATGGAAGCAGAGGTTCCTTTTCCATAAGGGTATAAAATTTTCAGAGTTCAGAGAAAGATAAACGATTGAACGCAGGGAAAGACGGTGGCTTTGGAGAAAGGGAGAGTTTTGCGGAGAAGGGTGTGTTTGGGAATGGAGGTAAATTGCTTGTGGAAATGCAATAGAGACTCTTTGTTGTGTTCAGAGTTTTTGATGAACAAAGTGGGGATGAAAGTTATAACAGATAGAAAGAAGAACGAGGTTTGCTTTGCATTTGCAGTGcataacataacataacataacatGGGTACAAGAAAAAGGACGGTGTTAACGTGGGAGGTGACAAAACATGTTTTCTGTGATGCATTGATTTGAGTACCACTCGTTCCCCCTGGTAGATGCTACACTCACGCGCTTCTTGGTGGCAAGTTGcccaaatctttattttttctttcttttcacaaGATTATCTTAGAATTAATAAATACCTCAAATTATTACCTTATTCATAACTTATTTCTTAGACTGAcgtttcataattttaatattttactaataaaaaacaCACATTTGACCTCATTAAtacattgagtttttattaactaagaaatattttaaatctatagcgctttttaaaaaaaataaataaatctctaatttttctattaaaattttaggtaagaatatatatatatatatatatatatatattaatagacATAATACATAAagtataaaattgttattaaaatagtttatgtgaaaatatatatttattataaattcaaaatttattcaaaatatacttTATCAAAAACTTAATAATTATGTAAACACTTTATCAAAGACAATTAGATATAAATTTACACATTTGTTAGAAAACAATTCTAAGctttattaataatatcataataagtttatcaaatgaaaaaaaaaattgtttctagTCTGAATAGTAATTTGtcatttattagataatttgtAAAAGtctaaaaaaatgacattttagaaGTGATGAAGGTTTAAATTTTGAGTCGTCTTTGGCGATTCtatgttgaaattttgatatgttGTATGGTTGAGATTGCATTTAAGATGAATTTAGTCATTAAATTGTGGATAATCTGATAATTAGTTGTTTTGGCATATGTGATAAGTGTTAGAATGATTTTACAGGGCTAGGATGGCATAAATCTGTAGAATTATGttttgcagaattatgcaaacTCATTAGGAGGCATATTTATTGGGTGAAGACAAAGTTAGAGAGCTATTGAGTTGGTAGTCGTTGGATGAGAAAAATCTCACTAGGCGAGACAAAAGTTAGAGAGGTCACTGACTTGAAATTTGTTGGGCGAGAATATACGCATTGGACGACTTTTGAGAGAATTTAAATTTGTAAGTTCCAATGGTATTCTCCCTGAGCTAACTATTTGATTATTGGGCGAGTATGTTGTTAGGCACTACTCACTAAGTGAACAGATTTGGTGGCAAAGCAAGTGTATTGTCAAGCACTACTCACTAAGTGAACAAATCTGGTGGTTGAGCGAGTGTATTGTCAAGCACTACTTGTTGAGCAAGTAGATGTTGTGGTTGAGCGAAAATACTagaattttaactaaatttgcATATATCTCTTATGATGTGTTTAATATGTGTGATTATGTAAATGTTATAGCAGTGATTGgtttataatatgatatatgaATGTTGGTACTAATGGTTGGTTTATAATATGAGAAGGATGGGGTACGTGGTGAGAGAAGTAAGATGTCCTAATCTAGGGGTTTTACCTTGGCCAAAGACGTTAACGAACTAATCTTATGTGTGGTAGGGTAAAACTCATTGGCAATGACTCTTCAAAGAAGTAGAGGCGACCATAAGTGCATAACTCATCAGAGTTTGATATCAATATATGTATTCGGATGGTGAACTCTAGAATGAAAGCTTGCATGTTTTGGGATTTGTTGATATGAATGTCTACGTGTGTTAATATCTTTATTAATGTTGCATGATTTCTCTTTTTGGTACATTGGCTTAccatttcttttttgtttgtttgtctaTTTGTCCTTCTTGTTtgtaatgatcaccttaatggtgtgagcagATGAAGATGTTTGAAGTTGATTTGGTGTAGGGTAAGGGAGATGCAGTAgcattagtttttgttttgtataatcctttatcttttgaaaaattctaGCTTTTGTTTGTGTGTATATATAACTTTCTATACTCATTACATGCTTTATGGATGATTGTAATATAATAGTTGTATGTTTATCTCACCTGTTTGTTGATTAtcatttatataacttttatatagTATTTGTATGTTTATTGCCCTTCAAGCTCGTAACACGTGGCACCTTCAAGCTTGTCAGTCTTCGTATCACTAAGGCTCTTAAACCATCTTGCCACCAAGGTTGTTGTTTTTCTATATGGGCTCGCCCTGCATTTGCATGGAATGGTTTCTTCCTTCACCATTCTTTGTGTCATCACTATAGAAGCTTGTAGTTGTTGACCCATTCAAAGTCACCGCCATTTGTCAACACCGCTCTATTAGTTGCTCACTAAACCATCAAcgtttaaaagaattattaaacAACGTCATCATTAGTCGCCAATATTGCTAGTTTGATACCAAATGACGATGATTGTCATTTAACTATCGTTAAAAAGGAAGACTGATGATGAGAGTTGGATTAACGATAGTTTTATAACTGTCCTTGAAAGTCCTTTTTAACCATTGTTAAAAGCCTCATCTATACTAGTATTGGTATCACAACATATCTCTTAGGGTAAGTTCTTATGGAGACCACGGGTCATAACCATTAGAACAATCCAAAGCCCAAAAACATGTTTCACGGAAAGCTCATTGGGATCTTAAAGGTGTGTAAACTAGAGCTAGAATAAGATAGTGTGATCAAGAATTAAAAGATTATTGTTGTTAGAGCCTATCATTCCATGTTCACCTCAACTTACGAACTCAAAGTAGAAGAACCTAAAGAAAAATCTTCAAATGATGTTAATTTTGAAGTAAATGATGAAATTTCCTTCATCTCATGCAAAATCCACCAcatatgaaaaaagaagaaggagattTTAGAGGAAGAAAGGTTCAACAAAAATAAGAGATCAAAGATAAGAAAGCATAAGTCGTTTGCCACGAGTTTAAGAAGTTTAAACACTTTAGGTATGAATGTATAAAGGTCAACCAAAGTCAAGAAAAGTAAATATAGGTAACACCTTGTTTTAAGAATGTAGTGTGTTTGTGTGTATGTACCTATTGAAATTTCTAAGTTTCTCTTTTAGTGTAATTTAAGACTCTTTAAATagtaagataaaattaaatgaaacatattaatttaaatatgaaaagtaTAGTCCAATAAATATTAAAGCATAATTGAATTaagaagtgaaaataaaaatataagtctCAGGGAAGTTCTcactaatttaattataagtaaaatGAGTCATAAAATGTTTTAGATGAGTTAAGTGTTGTTGGTCTTGTTAGTTCAAGGAAAAtgtcattaataaaaaaaagaagaacgAAATATACACCCTTTCTGATTGCTTTGTGATCGTTTTGTATGCTTTATTTAAAACCTCTTTGAGATAAGGGGGCTTATTTTTACCGTTTAAACTTATTACTTAGAACCTATGCCATCATGAGTGTTGAAATTTTCTTATACTTTTACAATAACGTAGAATTATACTTAGATAGTTTAGAGGATAAAAATGGATTACTTAAATACGAAAAcataaaattagattaaaaattaacctaaaatagagttatatttatgaaataaacaAACTTTTGTATTTGATTATAGTTTTATTGAAAGATTAAGAGTCATTCATTTTTGGAGTTGTGCTTATTTTGCTTCATATTGTTATACATTACAACTTCAATTGCAATTTAGGTTATGGTAATATTTATGGAAATTGGTTGTATGATAAACTTTATATAAAAGACTAATgattattaacttatttatcATTGGAATACAACTTTAGCTAAGTTTGGAGAGCTTGACTCCCAACAATTGTTTGTattgaatttgatttgattttaattgGTGGTATGGATGttataattgttaattttattttgtttcaatttttaggATGCTTGTGTTATAGTTGTTATGTTGTCAAATTTTTTGAGCTACGTAACTTTATTTGTTTACATTTGGTTTATATGCATAACTTGATATATGTGATTACATAAGCTCGTTTGTAGAAGAAGTTTGTGGTGAGAATTATTTTAATGACATTAAAGTAGTGAAATAAAGTTCCTTTTATAAAAAAGTGAGCTACTTAGAAATAGTTAGTTTTTTATAGCGTGAGAAAGAATGACAAACAATAGGATGGTGATGTGAGAGTTTTAGAGTGACAGAAAGGGAATGAGATATGCAGAATTAAGAATAGCAGTGAGAGTGCAAAATAAGAGAACTGAGCAATTCTCATTAGAAGCAGTGTTGCCTTATATAGGCTTGTACAGAAGTATAACAGAAACAACTAACATAACAGAGTTTTTGGATTATACACAATACTCCTCCTTAATCCAAACTTTTCAAACTTCTAACACCAACAAGGCTTCTCAAACTTTCAAATCTACTTTGTCTCAAAGCCTTGGTGAAGATATCTGTAATTTGCTCTTCAGTGGGGTAATACTTCAATTCCAATTTACCTTTGCTAACACGATCTCTTAAGTAATGAAATTTGGTCTCTATGTGCTTGCTTTTGCCATGAGAGACTGGATTCTTTGAGAGATTGATAGCCGACTTGTTGTCCACAAGAAGCTGTATTGGTTTCTTGTATTCAATCTGCAACTCATCAAGGATAGCCTCCAGCCAAGCACTCTAGCACGCAGTTTCAGCCGAGGCAACATACTCCGCTTCACACGAGGAGAGGACTACAACACTCTGCTTTCTTGAACACCAGGATATTGATGCTCCTCCATACTTAATTAGATAGTCATGTGTGTTTTTTCTCTCCACTTGATCACCACACTAGTTCGAGTCACTCAAGGCCTCCAAGACTTTCTCCATGCTATCGGATCCTTTAGGAAAAATAATCCAAAATCTGTTGTTGTTTTCAAGTATCGCAAGATGTGCTTGGCAGTGGTGAGGTGTGTGTGTCTAGGATCACTCATGAATTTATTCACCAATCCAACTGCAAAGTTTATGTCTGGTCTGCTATTACATAAGAATCTAAGTGATCCTACAATTTGTTTGCATAGAATTGCGTCtaccttctcttcttcttccaacttGGACAGCTTCAAGTTTGCCATAATAGGAACTGAGGTTCTGTTGCAGTTTAGCATGTTAACTCTCTTCAAAATCTCATTAATATATCTCTTTTGATGAATCAGGATTCCGACTTCATTTTGAACAAATTCCAGACCGAGGAAATAAGTCAAATAGCCAAGATCTATCATTTCGTATTCCTCTTTCATtcatttcttgaattttgcGATTTCCTCCTCAAAATCTCCAGTTACAAGGAGGTCGTCAACATATAAGCATATCAGTAAGGTGCCTTGTTGTTTGGGTGATTTTACATATACCCCAAATTCTACTGGACACTTCCAAAATCCCATTCTGAGAAGCAATGCATTTATGTGATTGTTCCATGCCTGGGGTGCCTGCCTGAGTCCATACAAGGCCTTGTATAGCCTATACACCTTCTGTTCTTCACCTTTCTTCACAAAACCAGGTGGCTGTCTGACAAAAACTTCTTCCTCCAATGGTCCATTCAAGAAAGCTGACTTGACATCCATTTGGTGGATCTTCCATCTTCTCAAGTTTGCCACTGCATCAACCAGTCTTAGAGTTTACAGTCGAGCAATCGGTGCAAAGA contains:
- the LOC108319349 gene encoding two-pore potassium channel 3 isoform X2 — translated: MEKEPLLPYFSPRKKPLALSPLCPLPEHEDMVLPMTPMEFKDRLIFGPACATPRDPTPLADALILPLNSPKCSSSTSQDCASPSRFDSQSQQPSSWLLDPNYSWRKTNLHRSKTAPAMAVISDFNPQSSVPRPQFGSQSIVRQGVILLVLYLALGVVIYWFNRHNFSASETHPVVDALYFCIVTMCTIGYGDITPNSTATKLFSILFVLVGFGFIDILLSGMVSYVLDLQENHMLTAVKGRRGEKDGKSYIIDVKKGRMRIRLKVALALGVVVICIGVGVAVMHFVEKLGWLDSFYLSVMSVTTVGYGDHAFKTMHGRIFAAIWLLVSTLAVARAFLYLAEARVDKRHRMMAKWILGQDMTVSEFLAADIDNNGFVSKSEYVIYKLKEMGKVSEKDVMQVSEKFDRLDAGNCGKITLADLMEPHN
- the LOC108319349 gene encoding two-pore potassium channel 3 isoform X1; its protein translation is MEKEPLLPYFSPRKKPLALSPLCPLPEHEDMVLPMTPMEFKDRLIFGPACATPRDPTPLADALILPLNSPKCSSSTSQDCASPSRFDSQSQQPSSWLLDPNYSWRKTNLHRSKTAPAMAVISDFNPQSSVPRPQFGSQSIVRQGVILLVLYLALGVVIYWFNRHNFSASETHPVVDALYFCIVTMCTIGYGDITPNSTATKLFSILFVLVGFGFIDILLSGMVSYVLDLQENHMLTAVKGRRGEKDGKSYIIDVKKGRMRIRLKVALALGVVVICIGVGVAVMHFVEKLGWLDSFYLSVMSVTTVGYGDHAFKTMHGRIFAAIWLLVSTLAVARAFLYLAEARVDKRHRMMAKWILGQDMTVSEFLAADIDNNGFVRLLLFVFFIPVVSFSILAFSMHFISVFQEFLTTVCSFCKSEYVIYKLKEMGKVSEKDVMQVSEKFDRLDAGNCGKITLADLMEPHN